The window ATCCGGATGGCGCGATCGAGCCAGCTCTCGGAGCGATCCGGCGCCCCCACCCGCCTGGCAGCTCGACCCGCCTCCCTCGCACGAACCGCAGCGCCCGCATCGACACGCGCCGCAGCCTCCGCGAATAGCAGCCCGGTGTGGGCCAGGGACTGCCGATCAGCCCAACGAGAGATACACCGGCAGGCCGCGCTCAGCTGTGCGGGCCTGACGCACTCCGGATCTGAGCGCATCACGGAGAGGTCCTGGAGTGCCTCCGCGATTCCTCTGGCTTCCTGAGACACGTGCTCGATCGCCTCGATCCGGTCGCGGCTCGGCGGAAGGAGTAACCACTGCCGCTCCCCGGGCGGGGACATCTCCCACAGGCGCAGATCCCGGAGCGCGCGGAGCAACGCGAGTGCTACGATGTCGTCTCCTATCGCGCATGCATCCTCGGCCATCCTGTGCTCCGGCAGCCATTGCGGCACCGGCGGAAGGGTGCGCGGCCGGGGTGCGCGCTTGCTCTTCTTCTGCTCCATCGCTCGGTCAACCTACGGGTGAAGGACGCTGACGGTCCAAGAGGATAACGGACACTGTAGACACGGCGCCACCCTCGCGATGCTGGACCGACTACCCGCCGGAAACCAGCAGCAGCCTCGGCCCGTCCCACCGCACCATGCGAACGTCGGGCGGAAGACTGTGCCTCCCGGGCGGGCACGGAGCGCGCTCGGCCGCGGTATCGCGTGGTGCCGGCGGCGGGCTCGCCCCGCCCGGCGTGCCCTGCGTTCTCACGGGTGCCTCCGGCGGTCCTCGACCTCCAGCGCAAGCCACGCGGGCACCTCCTCGCCCGACTGCTGGTAGATGCACGCAAGACACCCGGCCAGCTCCCGCCGCGCCCGGTGCCGCGCGCCGGCCGGCAGGCCGTCCACCAGCACGGCCAGGCTTACGACGGGCAGCGGCGTCTCGGCGTACGGGCGGTCCGCGGCCCAGTCACGCAGGCGGTCCAGGTGGCGCGGCTCCGGCACGCTCCGCATCTCCAGGAACTTCCTCACCACGGACCGGCTCACGCCGATGCTGCGGGCGACCGCCGCCTGCCCACCGTGGGTGCGCAGCTCACGCCGGAGCGCCTGGCGAAGCTCCTCCAGCATCCATGCATCGGCCAGGCGGTCGAAGCCCCGGTCCCTGCCGGGGGCCACACCTGTCCGGCGAAGTGGGTACGTTCGCTCCATCATCGCTCCCTGTTGAGGTTTCCCCCGCGGGGAGATACATTGGCACCAGGCACGCGGCGGCGATATTGCGGAGCACGGAGGCGGGAAAGGTGCGGCGGGCCCCGGACCCGGGCCCCGCGACACAAAGTGGACGACGTGGACACCCGGGACCCGAGCGCCCCCGGAGACACGTCACAGTGCGGCCCGACATCGAGGCACCCGGCGGGAAACACCCCGCCCGGTGCCTTTCTGCATTCGGTTCGCGCGGGGACCCGGATCGGCATGCGAGCGCCCGGGCAGGTGCGGTAATGGGTCCCCGCGGACATCCGAACGGGCTCCCGAGCGGAGCCGCCGGTGCGCGCCGTTGCCCGCCGCGCGTATATTGGCTTCCCGCGCGGCGGCGCCCGCCCCGCGTAGTCGACACAGCCGCGGAACCGAGCCTTGAGCGACACCCAGCCCCAGCCCCTCCCGGCCGAAACGGCGGAGATGCTCCTCCGCCGCGCCCGCGAGGTGCGCGCCCACGCCTACGTCCCCTACTCCCGCTTCACCGTGGGCGCCGCGCTCCTCGCGGAGAGCGGCGAGGTGTTCACCGGCTGCAACGTGGAGAACGCCTCGTACGGCCTCACCAACTGCGCGGAGCGGGTGGCGGTGGGAAAGGCGGTGTCGGAGGGGGTGCGCCGCTTCCGCGCCGTGGCGGTGGTGGGCCCGCAGGACGACGTCCCCCTCGCCCCCTGCGGCTCGTGCCGGCAGGTGCTCTACGAGTTCGGGCCGGACATGGTGGTGGTGACGCCGGAGGGAGAGGGCTACACGGCGGCCAGCATGCGGGAGCTGCTTCCCGGCGCCTTCGACGAGACCCGGCTGGGCGCCGCGGAGCCCCTCGGATGAGCGGCGAGCGGAGCGTCGTCGCGCTGATCGACCGGAAGAAGCGCGGGGGCGAGCTGACGCCGGAGGAGATCGGCTTCCTCCTGGAGGGGTTCGTTGCGAAGCGCATCCCGGACTACCAGGTGTCCGCCTGGCTGATGGCGGTGGTCTGGCGCGGGATGACCGAAGCGGAGACGCTGGCGCTCACCCGCGCTATGGTGGAGAGCGGGGCCGCCCTGGACTGGAGCGGGCTGGACCGGCCCACGGTGGACAAGCACAGCACCGGAGGCGTGGGCGACAAGACCTCGCTGGTGCTGGTGCCGCTGATGGCCGCGGCAGGGGCGGCGTTCGTGAAGATGTCCGGCCGCGGCCTGGGCCACACCGGCGGGACGCTGGACAAGCTGGAGGCCATCCCCGGCTTCCGGGTGAGCCTGGGTCTGGAGGAGATGCGCGCCCAGGTGGAGCGGATCGGGTGCGCGCTGGTGGGGCAGAGCCCGGAGCTGGTCCCCGCGGACCGCGACCTGTACGCCCTGCGCGACGTCACGGGGACG of the Longimicrobiaceae bacterium genome contains:
- a CDS encoding cytidine deaminase, whose translation is MSDTQPQPLPAETAEMLLRRAREVRAHAYVPYSRFTVGAALLAESGEVFTGCNVENASYGLTNCAERVAVGKAVSEGVRRFRAVAVVGPQDDVPLAPCGSCRQVLYEFGPDMVVVTPEGEGYTAASMRELLPGAFDETRLGAAEPLG